In Proteus vulgaris, one DNA window encodes the following:
- a CDS encoding ATP-binding cassette domain-containing protein, with the protein MEHTDYTIELQDVEKRFTGLESPAVSALTATITGGSVTGLVGPDGAGKTTLIRMLAGLLKPDAGDIRILGMEPQKQSVDVRAILGYMPQKFGLYEDLTVLENLNLYADLKNVIGEERKKVYQQLLSFTDLTRFTSRLAGNLSGGMKQKLGLACTLLGSPKVLLLDEPGVGVDPIARRELWQMVHTLASDGMLILWSTSYLDEAEQCKNILLLNKGELLYSGIPQDLTAKMAGRSFLLDVEGHQRRKILQQAIIQPQVTDGVIQGQSVRLILKKQSNQSELLNALGKPDVKLIPATPRFEDAFIDLLGGGPSHKSELAEIMPQIPPAPNETVIEAQQLTKMFGQFAATDHVDFQVKRGEIFGLLGPNGAGKSTTFKMMCGLLVPTSGKALVLGMDLKESSGKARQHLGYMAQKFSLYGNLKVGQNLKFFSGVYGLHGKQQRDKINDMITAFSLQPMVNQITETLPLGYKQRLALACSLMHEPDILFLDEPTSGVDPLTRREFWLHINGMVDKGVTVMVTTHFMDEAEYCDRIGLVYRGKIIAAGEPDSLKKMVANNDNPTPSMEDAFIGLVLDYDKKLERENDKGSEKHA; encoded by the coding sequence ATGGAACACACTGATTACACTATCGAGCTACAAGACGTTGAAAAACGCTTTACCGGACTAGAAAGCCCAGCGGTTTCTGCATTAACAGCCACCATAACGGGTGGCTCTGTCACAGGCTTAGTCGGCCCAGATGGTGCAGGTAAAACCACATTAATCCGTATGCTTGCAGGGCTATTAAAACCAGATGCTGGTGATATTCGTATTTTAGGAATGGAGCCACAAAAACAAAGTGTAGATGTCCGAGCTATTCTTGGCTATATGCCTCAAAAATTTGGTCTCTATGAAGATTTAACGGTATTAGAAAACCTTAATCTTTATGCTGATTTAAAAAATGTCATCGGTGAAGAGCGCAAAAAAGTTTACCAACAGTTGCTCTCTTTTACCGATCTCACACGCTTTACCTCTCGCCTTGCAGGTAATCTTTCAGGGGGCATGAAACAAAAACTAGGACTAGCTTGTACTTTATTAGGTAGCCCTAAAGTCTTGCTACTTGATGAGCCTGGCGTCGGCGTTGATCCCATTGCACGCCGTGAACTTTGGCAAATGGTACATACCTTAGCCAGCGATGGTATGTTGATACTGTGGAGTACCTCTTATCTTGATGAAGCAGAGCAATGTAAAAACATTCTCTTACTTAATAAAGGAGAGTTACTTTATAGTGGTATTCCACAAGATTTAACAGCGAAAATGGCAGGTCGTTCTTTTTTGCTTGATGTTGAAGGCCATCAGCGAAGAAAAATATTACAACAAGCTATCATTCAACCTCAAGTGACAGATGGAGTTATTCAAGGACAATCTGTTCGTTTGATATTGAAAAAACAAAGTAATCAATCCGAATTACTCAATGCCTTGGGTAAACCTGATGTTAAACTTATTCCAGCTACACCACGCTTTGAGGATGCCTTTATTGATTTATTAGGAGGTGGCCCTTCTCATAAATCTGAATTAGCTGAAATTATGCCTCAAATTCCTCCAGCCCCCAATGAAACCGTTATTGAAGCACAGCAACTAACTAAAATGTTTGGTCAATTTGCAGCAACCGATCACGTTGATTTTCAAGTTAAACGAGGTGAGATTTTTGGGTTATTGGGGCCTAATGGTGCAGGTAAATCGACAACCTTTAAAATGATGTGTGGTTTATTAGTTCCCACCAGCGGTAAAGCGCTGGTATTAGGTATGGACTTAAAAGAGAGCTCAGGTAAAGCTCGTCAGCATTTAGGTTATATGGCACAAAAATTCTCACTTTATGGCAATCTTAAAGTGGGACAGAACTTGAAATTCTTCTCTGGTGTTTATGGCTTACACGGCAAACAACAACGCGATAAAATTAACGATATGATAACTGCCTTTAGCTTACAGCCGATGGTGAATCAAATCACTGAAACCTTGCCTTTAGGTTATAAGCAGCGCCTTGCCCTTGCATGCTCATTAATGCACGAGCCTGATATTCTTTTTTTAGATGAACCCACATCAGGCGTTGATCCATTAACGCGAAGAGAATTTTGGTTACATATTAATGGTATGGTTGATAAGGGAGTAACCGTAATGGTGACCACTCACTTTATGGACGAAGCAGAATATTGTGATCGTATTGGTTTGGTTTATCGCGGAAAAATTATTGCTGCAGGAGAGCCAGATTCTCTCAAAAAAATGGTTGCTAACAACGATAATCCAACGCCTTCAATGGAAGATGCTTTTATAGGTTTAGTGTTGGATTACGATAAAAAACTTGAACGTGAAAATGATAAAGGGAGCGAAAAACATGCGTAA
- the hlyD gene encoding secretion protein HlyD — protein sequence MKTKKISFFIILMIIIGIIAGIYYYEENKESELVLYGNVDIRTVNLSFRVAGKLDSLLVDEGAPVKQGQLLGKLDDAPYRNALNKAYGERDSAIAALALMEAGYRSEEIAQAQSDVSLKQAAWQYADNFYKRQQDLANRKVISANDLDSARNNRNQAAAALKAAQDKLNQYQNGYRKEDIDAAKGQVMQAKAAVAQAELNLQDTQLVSPSQGTILTRAVEPGTILSAGNPVFTVSLTTPVWVRAYISETHLSEAIPNREVYLYTDGRKDKPYHGTIGFVSPTAEFTPKSVETPELRTDLVYRLRVVVTDADDALRQGMPVTLKFAPTH from the coding sequence ATGAAAACTAAAAAAATCAGTTTCTTTATCATCTTAATGATTATTATCGGTATTATTGCAGGTATCTATTATTACGAAGAAAACAAAGAGTCTGAATTAGTACTCTATGGTAATGTCGATATACGTACTGTTAACCTGAGTTTTCGTGTTGCAGGGAAATTAGATTCCCTACTCGTTGATGAAGGTGCCCCCGTCAAACAAGGGCAATTGTTAGGAAAGCTTGATGATGCCCCCTATCGTAATGCACTAAATAAAGCTTATGGTGAGCGTGATAGCGCTATTGCTGCATTAGCATTAATGGAAGCTGGTTATCGCAGTGAAGAAATTGCACAAGCCCAATCTGACGTGTCATTAAAACAAGCTGCTTGGCAATATGCCGACAACTTTTATAAACGCCAGCAAGATTTGGCTAACCGAAAAGTAATTTCAGCCAATGATTTAGATAGCGCAAGAAATAATCGCAATCAAGCAGCTGCAGCCTTAAAAGCAGCCCAAGATAAATTAAATCAATATCAAAATGGTTATCGAAAAGAAGATATTGATGCGGCTAAAGGGCAGGTTATGCAGGCAAAAGCTGCCGTTGCTCAAGCAGAGTTAAACCTTCAAGACACACAGTTAGTCTCACCTTCACAAGGTACAATATTAACAAGGGCCGTTGAACCTGGCACTATTTTATCTGCTGGCAATCCCGTATTTACGGTGTCTTTAACTACTCCTGTTTGGGTTAGAGCGTATATTAGTGAAACCCACTTAAGTGAAGCAATCCCTAATCGAGAAGTCTATCTCTACACTGATGGACGTAAAGATAAGCCTTATCATGGCACGATTGGTTTTGTTTCACCGACAGCAGAATTTACGCCAAAGAGTGTCGAAACACCGGAATTAAGAACTGATTTAGTTTATCGACTCCGCGTTGTTGTGACGGATGCTGACGATGCATTACGTCAAGGAATGCCCGTGACTTTAAAATTTGCACCCACTCATTAA
- the cecR gene encoding transcriptional regulator CecR produces MSETHQKTTRGELAKRQLLEAACEIFGKNGPDAATTRQIAQAAQQNIAAIAYYFGSKEGLYLAVAQHIADLIRLDFEPTVTILDEFLERPNPTEHLPLLQTLIIDSFLQYAQLVLDKANIHLSRIMAREQLVPTEAYSLIHQQALSPLLTRVNKLLAIYIGLDPTLPTTMLHTHAILGEVLSFRLVRETILRQTGWDRIGKNEYQIISNTLKTHITLLLNGLREIYTHPHHA; encoded by the coding sequence ATGTCAGAAACCCATCAGAAGACGACTCGTGGTGAACTAGCAAAACGACAATTATTGGAAGCGGCATGTGAGATCTTTGGTAAAAATGGCCCTGATGCCGCCACCACACGCCAAATTGCACAAGCTGCTCAACAAAATATTGCCGCTATCGCTTATTATTTTGGTTCTAAAGAAGGATTGTATCTCGCCGTTGCGCAACATATTGCCGATCTTATCCGTCTTGATTTTGAACCTACTGTTACCATCCTTGACGAATTTCTTGAGCGGCCCAATCCCACAGAGCATCTACCATTGCTACAAACGCTGATCATAGATAGCTTTTTACAATATGCTCAACTAGTACTTGATAAAGCCAATATTCATCTTAGTCGTATCATGGCAAGAGAACAGCTTGTTCCTACCGAAGCGTATTCCCTTATCCACCAGCAAGCGTTATCACCACTTTTAACGCGTGTGAATAAATTATTAGCTATCTATATTGGTTTAGATCCCACTCTTCCGACGACAATGCTACACACTCACGCTATTTTAGGAGAAGTGCTATCATTTCGCTTAGTGAGAGAAACCATTCTAAGACAAACAGGATGGGATAGAATTGGTAAGAATGAGTATCAAATTATCTCTAATACTTTAAAAACACATATTACTTTATTACTCAATGGATTAAGAGAAATTTACACTCACCCACATCATGCATAA
- the rhlE gene encoding ATP-dependent RNA helicase RhlE: MTDFTSLGLSEALLRAIDEQGYKTPTPIQQQAIEPILAGKDVLASAQTGTGKTAAFTLPILEKLAQSAEKTKGRQPVKALILTPTRELAAQIAENVKAYSRYLPIRSLVVFGGVSINPQMMKLRGGVDVLIATPGRLLDLEHQNAVDLSRVEVLVLDEADRMLDMGFIHDIRRVINKLPKKRQNLLFSATFSKEITGLANSLLNNPVSISVAPKNSAAESVDQYVHLVDKKRKTELLSHLIGLENWSQVLIFTRTKHGANKLAEHLNADGIKSAAIHGNKSQGARTRALADFKDGKLKALVATDIAARGLDIDQLPYVVNFELPQVAEDYVHRIGRTGRAAATGKAISLVCVDEHGLLADIERLLKREIPRLALDGYDPDPSIKAAPLHKKPKNNTPRRSGGGHGRADIRGKDNRNNARKENDSEGSKEGGRNKSKENYRNKDGSRTGKLGPRRSRKSDEGSDNQSPWSKARKEF; the protein is encoded by the coding sequence TTGACCGATTTTACATCGCTTGGTTTAAGTGAGGCGCTTCTCCGCGCTATTGATGAACAAGGGTATAAAACCCCAACCCCTATTCAACAGCAGGCGATTGAGCCGATTTTGGCGGGTAAAGACGTATTAGCCAGTGCGCAAACAGGGACAGGGAAAACGGCGGCTTTTACATTGCCTATCTTGGAAAAGTTAGCTCAATCAGCAGAAAAAACTAAAGGTCGTCAACCAGTTAAAGCACTAATTTTAACACCAACCCGTGAACTCGCTGCGCAAATTGCTGAGAATGTGAAAGCTTATAGTCGCTATTTACCAATCCGTTCACTGGTCGTTTTTGGTGGTGTGAGTATTAACCCTCAAATGATGAAATTACGCGGTGGCGTTGATGTATTGATAGCAACACCTGGACGTTTACTCGACCTTGAACATCAAAATGCAGTCGATCTTTCTCGTGTTGAAGTCTTAGTGCTTGATGAAGCTGATCGTATGTTAGATATGGGCTTTATTCATGATATTCGCCGTGTGATCAATAAATTACCTAAAAAACGTCAAAATTTATTGTTCTCTGCGACATTCTCTAAAGAGATCACAGGACTTGCCAACTCGTTGTTAAACAATCCTGTGAGTATTTCCGTTGCACCAAAAAATTCAGCAGCTGAATCTGTAGATCAATATGTCCATTTAGTGGATAAAAAACGTAAAACAGAGTTGTTATCACATTTAATTGGCTTAGAAAACTGGTCACAAGTGCTTATTTTTACGCGTACTAAGCACGGTGCTAATAAGCTTGCTGAACATTTAAATGCTGATGGTATCAAATCAGCCGCTATTCATGGTAATAAAAGCCAAGGTGCAAGAACTCGTGCTTTAGCTGACTTTAAAGATGGTAAATTAAAAGCACTGGTGGCAACTGATATTGCAGCTCGTGGCCTTGATATTGACCAACTGCCTTATGTTGTCAATTTTGAATTACCGCAAGTTGCAGAAGATTATGTTCACCGTATTGGTAGAACGGGTCGAGCAGCTGCAACAGGTAAAGCTATTTCATTGGTTTGTGTTGATGAACATGGATTATTAGCTGATATCGAGCGTCTATTAAAACGTGAAATTCCACGTTTAGCATTAGATGGTTACGATCCTGATCCTTCGATTAAAGCGGCTCCATTGCATAAAAAGCCAAAAAATAATACCCCACGTAGAAGTGGCGGTGGTCATGGACGTGCAGATATTCGTGGCAAAGATAATCGTAATAATGCTCGTAAAGAGAATGATAGTGAAGGTAGTAAAGAAGGCGGTCGTAATAAAAGCAAAGAAAACTACCGTAATAAAGATGGCTCACGTACTGGTAAATTAGGGCCTCGTCGTTCACGTAAAAGTGATGAAGGTAGTGATAATCAAAGCCCTTGGTCAAAAGCTAGAAAAGAGTTTTGA
- the dusC gene encoding tRNA dihydrouridine(16) synthase DusC yields the protein MRVLLAPMEGVLDPLVRELLTSINDYDLCITEFVRIVDSLLPTKAFYRLCPELHTESRTKSGTLVRVQLLGQHPQWLAENAFRAVSLGSWGVDLNCGCPSKTVNGSGGGASLLKQPETIYQATKAMRNAVPLELPVSVKVRLGWDSSEYSHEIADAVAQGGATEITVHGRTKEDGYNAEKINWQAIGDIRQRLSIPVIANGEIWNREDALACLATTGCDAIMIGRGAMNTPNLSRVVKGIETRMPWSEVIELLKRYIRLEKRGDTTIYHASRIKQWFSYLRKEYPEADELFRQIRTLKTSPEIAVAIEAL from the coding sequence GTGCGAGTTCTATTAGCACCAATGGAGGGGGTTTTAGACCCCCTTGTGAGAGAATTACTCACTTCGATTAACGATTACGATCTCTGTATTACAGAATTTGTGCGTATTGTTGATTCATTATTACCAACAAAAGCCTTTTATCGCTTATGTCCTGAATTACATACAGAAAGTCGCACAAAAAGTGGCACGCTTGTACGGGTGCAATTACTAGGACAACACCCTCAATGGTTGGCTGAAAATGCGTTTAGAGCCGTATCGTTAGGCTCTTGGGGCGTTGATTTAAACTGTGGTTGCCCTTCAAAAACGGTTAATGGTAGTGGTGGCGGTGCTTCACTTTTAAAACAGCCTGAAACTATTTATCAAGCAACTAAAGCAATGCGTAATGCTGTACCTTTAGAATTACCTGTATCAGTAAAAGTCAGACTTGGTTGGGATTCTTCTGAATATAGCCATGAAATTGCTGATGCCGTAGCACAAGGTGGCGCAACAGAAATTACAGTACATGGCAGAACAAAAGAAGATGGTTATAATGCTGAAAAAATCAATTGGCAGGCCATTGGTGATATTCGTCAAAGACTCTCAATACCTGTAATTGCCAATGGTGAGATTTGGAACCGCGAAGATGCATTGGCCTGTTTAGCCACAACAGGTTGTGATGCGATAATGATAGGTCGTGGTGCTATGAATACGCCTAACTTAAGTCGTGTTGTAAAAGGTATAGAAACAAGGATGCCTTGGTCTGAGGTTATTGAATTATTAAAGCGCTATATTCGCTTAGAAAAGCGCGGTGATACGACAATTTATCATGCATCACGGATTAAACAGTGGTTTAGTTATTTACGCAAAGAGTATCCAGAAGCTGATGAATTATTTAGACAAATTAGAACATTAAAAACGTCGCCAGAAATTGCAGTGGCAATAGAGGCTCTGTAG
- a CDS encoding GlsB/YeaQ/YmgE family stress response membrane protein, whose translation MGILAWIIFGLIAGILAKFLMPGSYDIGLIWTCILGIVGAVVGGAISSFFGKGKVDGFNFGSFVVAVIGAIVVLYLAKIFAS comes from the coding sequence ATGGGAATTCTTGCTTGGATTATCTTTGGTTTAATCGCAGGTATTTTGGCGAAATTCTTAATGCCAGGCTCTTATGATATTGGTCTGATATGGACTTGTATTCTTGGTATTGTAGGTGCGGTTGTCGGTGGCGCAATTAGTAGCTTCTTTGGCAAAGGTAAAGTGGACGGCTTTAATTTTGGTAGCTTTGTTGTCGCTGTAATTGGTGCCATTGTTGTGCTCTATCTTGCAAAAATATTTGCAAGTTAA
- the sseA gene encoding 3-mercaptopyruvate sulfurtransferase, translated as MEYDYFVTPKWLFEHQHNTNVVILDVSAPMPTQQIDYQALYLERHIPHAHFFNLDEVADKTTTLPHMLPSDALFSETLTQLDISNTTTVILYDQGNLFSAPRGWWTLTTLGCRNVRILAGGLQAWIDAGFPIEQGEAVKTPAQSPFIVERHPQRYANKQQLIDNLATKQKQMVDARSADRFYGRAPEPRPGLRSGHIPGSKNVPWNELVIDGKLKDKTELKQIFEQAGVDLSQPIIVTCGSGMTAAILFLALTVLGCQSIALYDGSWAQWGAESTLPCEC; from the coding sequence GTGGAATACGATTACTTTGTTACACCCAAATGGCTATTTGAACATCAACATAATACTAATGTTGTGATCCTTGATGTCAGCGCACCAATGCCAACCCAACAGATTGATTATCAAGCGCTTTACCTTGAACGTCATATTCCACATGCACATTTTTTTAATCTCGATGAAGTCGCAGATAAAACAACAACATTGCCACATATGTTGCCATCTGATGCACTATTTTCAGAAACGCTGACGCAATTAGATATCTCTAATACCACAACTGTTATTCTTTACGATCAAGGTAACTTATTTTCCGCACCTAGAGGTTGGTGGACATTAACCACACTAGGTTGCCGTAATGTGCGCATTCTTGCTGGCGGTCTACAAGCATGGATTGATGCTGGGTTTCCTATAGAACAAGGTGAAGCTGTCAAGACACCAGCGCAATCTCCATTTATAGTTGAACGTCACCCTCAACGTTATGCCAACAAACAACAACTTATTGATAATCTGGCGACAAAGCAAAAACAGATGGTTGATGCGCGTTCTGCTGATCGCTTTTATGGTAGAGCACCTGAACCCCGCCCAGGCTTGCGCAGTGGACATATCCCCGGCAGTAAAAATGTGCCTTGGAATGAATTAGTTATAGATGGGAAATTAAAAGATAAAACTGAATTAAAACAAATATTTGAACAGGCTGGTGTTGATTTATCACAACCCATTATTGTTACCTGTGGCTCTGGTATGACTGCGGCAATTTTATTTTTAGCATTAACTGTATTAGGTTGCCAATCTATCGCACTTTATGACGGCTCTTGGGCGCAATGGGGTGCTGAAAGTACCCTTCCCTGTGAATGCTGA
- the dcuC gene encoding C4-dicarboxylate transporter DcuC, which yields MTGLIIAALVTALVVYLLARGYKPQPVLLLGGLLLLLLTASLDLNPLLPENKTTQFKYFDVFQIFTDIMSSRLAGLGLTLMAIAGFSRYMEHVGASRALFAIFEKPLKAIKSPYLLLVISFLVTQILVIFIPSHAGLGMLLMVTMYPILIRSGISPLSALAVIGCCQFIDHGPGSGNVIMAAKTADIEPAVYFVQHQLPVTIPIIIAVAITHFFIQRWWDKREGFVFDPTTIDVVKEEGNKIPLSYALLPVIPLILIIGFSPLLHPYIKLEVTTAMIISTVIALLFEYVRLRDAKAVMNSFMLFFEGMGKQFVLVVSLIVSGEFFANGLLKSGAVDTLISSAQDAGFGIAAMIIVMSAILALAAFLMGSGNAAFFSFAALTPKIAAFLKVDVITLILPMQIMTSFGRTVSPITAAIVAIAGIANVSPFQIVKRTAIPMAVAAIVNLAMTFWFLYS from the coding sequence ATGACAGGTTTAATCATTGCCGCGCTGGTAACAGCGTTGGTGGTTTATTTACTGGCGCGGGGTTATAAACCTCAGCCAGTATTATTACTCGGGGGCTTGTTACTATTGCTCCTAACGGCTTCTCTCGATCTTAATCCGTTATTACCTGAAAATAAGACAACTCAATTTAAGTATTTTGATGTCTTCCAAATTTTCACGGATATTATGAGTTCTCGTCTTGCAGGTCTTGGTTTAACGTTAATGGCTATTGCGGGCTTTTCTCGTTATATGGAACATGTTGGCGCAAGTCGTGCTTTATTCGCAATTTTTGAAAAGCCATTAAAAGCCATAAAATCACCTTACTTATTATTAGTGATTTCATTTCTAGTCACCCAAATCTTGGTTATTTTTATTCCTAGCCATGCTGGTTTAGGTATGCTGTTAATGGTCACTATGTATCCGATATTAATTCGTTCTGGTATTAGTCCACTTTCTGCTTTAGCCGTTATTGGATGTTGCCAGTTTATCGACCATGGTCCTGGCTCTGGTAATGTGATTATGGCTGCAAAAACAGCGGATATTGAACCTGCCGTCTATTTTGTTCAACACCAATTACCCGTTACTATTCCTATTATTATTGCTGTTGCTATCACTCACTTCTTTATTCAACGCTGGTGGGATAAACGTGAAGGTTTTGTTTTTGACCCAACAACCATTGATGTTGTAAAAGAAGAAGGCAATAAAATTCCACTGTCTTATGCTCTATTACCTGTGATCCCTTTAATTCTAATTATCGGTTTCAGTCCTTTGCTACACCCTTACATTAAATTAGAAGTCACCACGGCAATGATTATTAGTACCGTAATTGCACTTCTTTTCGAATATGTTCGCTTACGTGATGCAAAAGCGGTGATGAATAGCTTTATGCTGTTCTTTGAAGGAATGGGTAAGCAATTTGTCTTAGTGGTCTCGTTAATTGTGTCTGGTGAGTTCTTTGCTAATGGTCTACTTAAAAGTGGTGCCGTCGATACGCTAATTAGCTCTGCTCAAGATGCAGGCTTCGGCATTGCCGCGATGATCATTGTAATGAGTGCCATTCTTGCATTAGCGGCCTTTTTAATGGGATCAGGTAATGCGGCATTCTTCTCATTTGCAGCCTTAACACCAAAAATTGCCGCTTTCTTAAAAGTAGATGTCATTACTTTAATTTTACCAATGCAAATAATGACAAGCTTTGGTCGTACTGTTTCACCCATTACAGCCGCCATTGTTGCCATTGCTGGTATTGCGAATGTCTCACCTTTCCAAATAGTTAAACGTACTGCCATTCCTATGGCTGTCGCAGCTATTGTGAACTTAGCAATGACATTCTGGTTTTTATATTCCTAA
- the metC gene encoding cystathionine beta-lyase, whose protein sequence is MKQNKQTKLIHCGRQEIKTSGPINPPVMRASTIVFDSIKSWRDVRDRRATERVLSYGARGTETAFALEALVTELEGGHRAQLFPTGLAAIAVTIMGYARSGGHVLFADSVYEPVRKIASAFLEPNNIAYSFFKTDGSDFEQKIQQNTQLIFVESPGSLLYEMLDLPEICRIAHERNIPVGVDNTWGSAWLYNPLELGADVSVIAATKYLCGHSDVMMGIMVANEKAWEKIGALPEALGQASSPDDAALVLRGMRTLGQRIAAHGKSALAIAQWLETRPEVEKVWFPELPNHPRHDLWKRDCKGSNGLLTIEFKQEFTTKQSEQFIDALELFGIGASWGGFESLALPANVVGARTASNWREGHGPFVRLHIGLEATDDLIADITQAFSALNQ, encoded by the coding sequence ATGAAACAAAATAAACAAACAAAATTGATACACTGTGGACGTCAAGAAATTAAAACTTCAGGCCCCATTAATCCCCCCGTTATGAGAGCCAGTACTATTGTTTTTGACTCAATAAAAAGCTGGCGTGATGTGCGTGATCGTCGTGCAACAGAACGTGTATTGAGTTATGGCGCTCGTGGTACCGAAACCGCTTTTGCATTAGAAGCATTAGTGACTGAGTTAGAAGGCGGTCATCGTGCACAGTTATTCCCGACTGGATTGGCGGCTATCGCAGTGACCATCATGGGATATGCGCGTAGTGGTGGACATGTTTTATTTGCAGATTCTGTTTATGAACCTGTGCGTAAAATCGCATCTGCTTTCCTTGAACCCAATAACATTGCTTATAGCTTCTTTAAAACAGATGGTTCAGATTTTGAGCAAAAAATTCAACAAAATACACAGCTAATTTTTGTCGAATCACCAGGTTCACTCCTTTATGAAATGCTTGATTTACCTGAAATCTGTCGTATTGCTCATGAAAGAAATATTCCTGTCGGTGTTGATAATACATGGGGTTCTGCATGGCTTTATAACCCGCTTGAATTAGGTGCTGATGTCTCTGTTATTGCGGCAACTAAATATTTGTGCGGTCACTCTGATGTCATGATGGGCATTATGGTTGCGAATGAAAAGGCATGGGAAAAAATTGGTGCATTACCTGAAGCATTAGGTCAAGCCAGTAGCCCTGATGATGCAGCTCTCGTACTTCGCGGAATGAGAACATTAGGTCAACGTATTGCTGCTCATGGTAAATCAGCTTTGGCTATCGCACAGTGGTTAGAGACACGTCCTGAAGTTGAAAAAGTATGGTTCCCTGAATTACCTAATCACCCTCGTCATGATTTGTGGAAACGTGACTGCAAAGGCAGCAATGGCCTGTTAACCATTGAATTTAAACAAGAATTCACCACAAAACAATCAGAACAATTTATTGATGCGCTTGAACTATTTGGTATTGGTGCATCTTGGGGTGGGTTTGAAAGCCTTGCATTACCTGCCAATGTCGTTGGCGCAAGAACAGCGTCTAATTGGCGTGAAGGTCATGGCCCTTTTGTACGTTTACACATCGGCCTTGAAGCAACAGATGATCTCATTGCAGATATTACACAAGCTTTTTCAGCATTAAACCAATAA